One segment of Triticum aestivum cultivar Chinese Spring chromosome 2A, IWGSC CS RefSeq v2.1, whole genome shotgun sequence DNA contains the following:
- the LOC123186334 gene encoding putative serine/threonine-protein kinase-like protein CCR3 yields the protein MAATTVAGLATVAQLALYVHGLVTKITSAAETARQNKLECQNLARRVSVIGDLLVQLQDPGVAQPLAGLGDTLQEAHDLVVACQKWSARRKFLYADDQAERFREVNRRIDSHLILTPLLSHISIARRLDQIIPPNPTSVLLPVAPTMPAMVQYVSSTYVPVEFASSEIVFLTGNFGHVLSEDGSATVYKGRLHDGLEVAVKSLKNHGPQRHEQEGAFVAELETLCHLRHDHVVPLVGWCAEDDDRMFVYQYQHTSNGTLRDHLMQGGSGGSASPVTSSWKARVQALLGASMAVDHLHRAAGPRIIHRNVSSSSILLDESWAARVSGFGAAVLQEPTTGGQLVGEVAGLFGYIDPEYRRTRLVSTASDVYSFGVVMLEVLTGRPPSWEEGKDPQTLAGFAAPIIEGGDLGSVLDCRPSPVQMEALNLVAYTAARCLWPQPQDRPAMSNVVTNLEAALGLIDSSEPKRH from the exons ATGGCGGCCACCACGGTGGCGGGTTTGGCGACGGTGGCCCAGCTGGCTTTGTACGTCCACGGGCTGGTCACGAAGATCACCAGCGCGGCGGAGACAGCCCGGCAGAACAAGCTGGAGTGCCAGAACCTGGCGCGCCGCGTATCCGTGATCGGCGACCTGCTGGTGCAGCTGCAGGACCCGGGGGTGGCGCAACCGCTGGCCGGGCTGGGCGACACGCTCCAGGAGGCGCACGATCTCGTCGTCGCTTGCCAGAAATGGAGCGCCCGCCGGAAGTTCTTGTACGCCGACGACCAGGCTGAGAGGTTCAGGGAAGTCAACCGCAGGATCGACTCCCACCTCATCCTCACCCCCTTGCTCAGCCACATCTCCATTGCCCGCCGCCTCGATCAAATCATTCCGCCGAATCCCACCAGCGTTCTTCTACCGGTGGCACCAACAATG CCTGCGATGGTCCAGTACGTGAGCTCAACGTATGTACCTGTGGAGTTCGCGTCGTCGGAGATCGTGTTCTTGACCGGAAACTTCGGCCATGTGCTCAGCGAGGACGGCTCCGCAACGGTGTACAAGGGTCGGCTTCACGACGGCCTGGAGGTGGCGGTCAAGAGCCTGAAGAATCACGGGCCGCAACGCCACGAACAAGAGGGCGCGTTCGTGGCGGAGCTCGAGACCCTCTGCCACCTCCGTCACGACCACGTCGTGCCCCTCGTGGGCTGGTGCGCGGAGGACGACGACCGCATGTTCGTCTACCAGTACCAGCACACGAGCAACGGCACGCTCAGGGACCACCTGATGCAGGGCGGAAGCGGCGGCTCTGCGTCGCCGGTGACGTCGTCGTGGAAGGCGCGTGTCCAGGCGCTGCTGGGCGCGTCGATGGCCGTCGACCACCTGCACCGCGCCGCCGGGCCACGGATCATCCACCGCAACGTCAGCTCGTCCAGCATCCTTCTGGACGAGAGCTGGGCGGCCCGCGTGTCCGGCTTCGGCGCGGCGGTTTTGCAGGAGCCGACGACGGGCGGCCAGCTCGTCGGGGAGGTCGCCGGCTTGTTCGGGTACATCGATCCGGAGTACCGCCGCACGCGGCTTGTGAGTACGGCgagcgacgtgtacagcttcggcgtgGTGATGCTGGAGGTGCTGACCGGGAGGCCGCCTAGCTGGGAGGAGGGGAAGGACCCACAGACCTTGGCCGGCTTTGCTGCCCCGATCATAGAGGGTGGGGACCTGGGGTCTGTGCTGGACTGCCGCCCGTCGCCGGTGCAGATGGAGGCGCTGAATCTCGTGGCGTACACGGCAGCACGTTGTTTGTGGCCACAGCCACAGGACCGGCCCGCCATGTCAAACGTGGTGACCAACCTCGAGGCAGCGCTCGGGCTCATAGACAGCAGTGAGCCTAAGCGACACTAA